The following coding sequences lie in one Halarsenatibacter silvermanii genomic window:
- a CDS encoding cyclodeaminase/cyclohydrolase family protein, with the protein MNYKDYSLEDFSEMLASKNPTPGGGSAAAVGGALAASLLLMVVRVTARSPELESLEDILEAKKLKCLELIEEDADCFNRVMEAHRLPRSSEKKRRQRRREIEAALKKASNSPLEMLDLTSEIAELAVEIVEKGNPNAVADAAAAGLAAHAAAETAFYNIMTNLESIEDEKFVEKAGSRAYRLREETASLKEEVIKKTEDKISILGRDWQL; encoded by the coding sequence GTGAATTATAAAGATTATTCGCTGGAGGATTTTTCTGAGATGCTGGCTTCTAAAAATCCGACTCCGGGCGGAGGCAGCGCTGCCGCTGTCGGAGGGGCGCTGGCCGCTTCTCTGCTTTTGATGGTTGTCCGGGTTACAGCCCGAAGCCCGGAGCTGGAAAGCCTGGAGGATATTCTGGAAGCCAAAAAGCTGAAATGCCTGGAGCTGATCGAGGAGGACGCCGACTGTTTTAATCGGGTGATGGAGGCTCATCGACTTCCCCGGAGCAGCGAAAAAAAGCGGCGGCAGCGGCGGCGCGAGATAGAGGCTGCCCTAAAAAAAGCCTCCAATTCACCGCTGGAGATGCTCGATCTGACATCGGAGATCGCCGAACTCGCCGTCGAGATCGTCGAAAAAGGCAATCCCAATGCGGTGGCCGATGCAGCCGCGGCCGGTCTGGCCGCCCACGCAGCAGCTGAAACCGCTTTCTATAATATTATGACCAATCTGGAATCGATAGAGGATGAAAAATTTGTCGAAAAGGCCGGCAGCCGCGCCTACAGACTGCGCGAGGAGACGGCCTCGCTCAAAGAAGAGGTGATAAAAAAGACCGAGGATAAAATCTCGATTCTCGGCCGGGACTGGCAGCTTTGA
- a CDS encoding acetamidase/formamidase family protein, protein MKEIGREEVIFDFEPGLEVIEKIKPGEQVRVSVRDGFNEEITSPEDTLDDLDWDKLAPATGPIGITGAEPGDILKIDIENIELDDQGAMVTIPDAGCYGDMLEEATTRLIPIEDGEAVFNEDIRLEIDPMIGVLGTMPADERIDTGNPGRHGGNMDIKKLTAGSSLYLPVFEESGKISLGDMHALMGDGEVSICGVEIGGEITLRLELIKDKSRRWPMLKDEDYWYAITSHEDLEKAIDLGLEEIYDFLEERIPLERPDIVSLLSIAGEVEICQLVNPRKTIRVGISRDSLENYEVSF, encoded by the coding sequence ATGAAAGAGATAGGCAGAGAAGAGGTTATCTTCGATTTTGAACCCGGACTTGAGGTGATCGAGAAGATAAAACCTGGAGAACAGGTCAGGGTCTCGGTGCGGGATGGATTTAACGAGGAGATAACCTCGCCCGAGGATACGCTGGATGATCTGGACTGGGATAAACTGGCTCCTGCCACCGGGCCTATCGGGATAACGGGAGCTGAGCCGGGAGATATCCTCAAGATCGATATCGAGAATATTGAGCTGGACGATCAGGGCGCTATGGTTACCATACCCGATGCGGGCTGTTATGGTGATATGCTGGAGGAGGCTACCACCCGCCTGATTCCGATCGAAGACGGTGAGGCTGTCTTTAACGAAGATATCCGCCTGGAAATCGATCCCATGATCGGTGTGCTGGGCACCATGCCGGCAGATGAGAGGATAGATACCGGCAATCCGGGCCGACACGGCGGCAATATGGACATCAAGAAATTGACCGCCGGCAGCTCGCTTTATCTGCCGGTTTTTGAAGAGTCAGGAAAAATTTCTCTGGGCGATATGCATGCTTTAATGGGTGATGGTGAGGTTTCCATCTGCGGGGTTGAGATAGGCGGCGAGATCACCCTGCGGTTGGAGCTCATCAAGGATAAAAGCCGCAGATGGCCCATGCTGAAGGATGAAGATTACTGGTATGCGATAACCTCGCATGAAGATCTCGAGAAAGCGATAGATCTGGGGCTGGAGGAGATCTACGATTTCCTGGAGGAGAGAATACCGCTTGAGCGTCCGGATATAGTTTCGCTTTTGAGCATAGCCGGCGAGGTCGAGATCTGTCAGCTGGTCAACCCCCGCAAAACCATCAGGGTGGGCATCAGCAGGGATAGCCTGGAAAATTATGAGGTGAGCTTCTAA
- a CDS encoding N-acetylmuramoyl-L-alanine amidase family protein, whose translation MGRRIAIDPGHGGGDAGAVGKRTEEKKLNLELGAELFSRLLSLGHDPLLLRSGDYNMKLSKRVKNAGDWSADLFISLHHNGFHCGSARGCETFFYPGSKKGEKLAEEIQTGLIRLWGMPDRGIKKSKRLYVLRKTAMPAVLVEPLFVTNSCDEEILLGADYFSETAGCLAQKLHCIDL comes from the coding sequence ATGGGCAGGAGGATCGCTATCGATCCAGGACACGGCGGCGGGGATGCGGGAGCGGTGGGGAAGAGGACAGAGGAAAAAAAGCTTAATCTTGAGCTTGGTGCAGAACTTTTTTCCCGGCTTTTGAGTCTGGGCCATGATCCTCTGCTGCTGAGAAGCGGCGATTACAATATGAAACTATCAAAAAGAGTCAAAAATGCCGGGGATTGGTCGGCCGATCTTTTTATTTCGCTGCATCACAACGGCTTTCACTGCGGAAGCGCCCGGGGCTGTGAGACCTTTTTTTATCCCGGCAGCAAAAAGGGAGAAAAACTGGCTGAAGAAATACAGACCGGGCTTATCCGACTCTGGGGGATGCCCGACCGGGGAATAAAAAAGAGCAAAAGACTTTATGTGCTGAGGAAAACTGCTATGCCGGCAGTGCTCGTCGAACCGCTTTTTGTGACCAATTCCTGCGATGAGGAAATTTTGCTCGGAGCTGATTATTTTTCCGAGACGGCCGGCTGTCTGGCTCAAAAGCTGCATTGTATTGATCTTTGA
- the cobD gene encoding threonine-phosphate decarboxylase CobD — translation MNIRHGGDIYKYERDLIDFSSNINPLGPPQALEKVFNSDWQQITRYPDREYRRLREMLAEKHDIEPEGVVVGNGAIELIYLVGRLLADSSAVIPEPTFSEYAHVLDINEGRIERVLRDPGKGFRLPLKSLRRKLNRTAAVFLCRPNNPAGELIPRQKLDRELPRDRLIISDESFLDFLPEDEEETLTEWLPEHDRLVVLRSATKFYALPGLRLGYALTTPELAARMRRHQITWSVNALACAAGRIIYGQKSQGDFQKRSQRWLAREQEYLRSRLEQITHFELFPGRANFLLLKIRHEQFTAKKLNERMRQRGLLIREADSFSGLDESYFRVAVKSRQANDKLIAALTSAVGESENGGEYS, via the coding sequence ATGAATATAAGGCACGGCGGCGACATCTATAAATATGAGAGGGATCTGATCGATTTCAGCAGCAATATAAATCCCCTGGGGCCTCCTCAGGCTCTGGAGAAGGTTTTCAACTCCGACTGGCAGCAGATCACCCGCTATCCGGACAGAGAGTACCGCCGGCTGAGAGAAATGCTGGCGGAAAAACACGATATCGAGCCGGAGGGAGTGGTGGTCGGCAACGGGGCCATCGAGCTCATCTATCTGGTGGGTCGACTTTTAGCCGACAGTTCAGCTGTGATTCCAGAACCGACTTTCTCGGAGTATGCTCATGTGCTGGATATAAACGAAGGCAGGATAGAACGGGTGCTGCGTGACCCTGGAAAGGGATTTCGGCTGCCGCTAAAATCACTGCGCCGGAAGCTGAACCGGACCGCAGCAGTCTTTCTCTGCCGGCCGAACAATCCTGCCGGTGAGCTCATTCCCCGCCAGAAGCTGGACCGCGAGCTGCCCCGGGACAGGCTGATCATCTCCGATGAATCCTTTCTGGATTTTCTGCCCGAAGATGAGGAGGAAACGCTGACAGAATGGCTGCCCGAACACGACAGGCTGGTGGTGCTGCGCTCGGCCACCAAATTTTATGCTCTGCCCGGACTCAGGCTCGGTTATGCTCTTACCACGCCGGAGCTGGCCGCCAGAATGCGCCGGCATCAGATAACCTGGTCGGTAAATGCTCTGGCCTGCGCGGCCGGCCGGATCATCTACGGACAAAAGAGCCAGGGTGATTTTCAAAAACGATCCCAGCGCTGGCTTGCCCGGGAGCAGGAATATCTCCGCAGCCGGCTGGAGCAGATCACCCATTTTGAGCTATTCCCGGGCCGGGCCAACTTTTTACTGCTCAAAATCAGACATGAGCAGTTCACGGCGAAAAAGCTGAACGAGAGAATGCGTCAGCGGGGACTTTTGATCAGGGAGGCGGACAGCTTTAGCGGTCTGGACGAAAGTTACTTCCGGGTGGCGGTAAAATCGCGCCAGGCTAACGATAAACTGATCGCCGCCCTCACCTCTGCTGTGGGCGAATCCGAGAACGGAGGAGAATATTCATGA
- a CDS encoding cob(I)yrinic acid a,c-diamide adenosyltransferase, with the protein MNESRAENREKKPGMVHVYTGSGKGKTTAAIGITIRALGAGLRVFFAQFIKGRRYSELEILEDMENLELRQYGQKGFIRGKPQARDLELARRGLKETARALKSGKYGLVVLDEATIALKYELFTLDELLEILAERDRGVEAVVTGGGAPPELIESADLVTSMEKIKHYFDEGVSARPGIEK; encoded by the coding sequence TTGAACGAAAGCAGGGCTGAAAACAGAGAAAAAAAACCGGGCATGGTGCATGTATATACAGGCAGCGGCAAGGGCAAGACCACTGCTGCCATCGGGATAACGATAAGAGCTCTGGGAGCAGGGCTCAGGGTTTTTTTCGCCCAGTTTATCAAGGGCAGACGTTACAGCGAGCTGGAGATACTGGAAGATATGGAGAATCTGGAGCTCAGGCAGTACGGACAGAAAGGTTTTATCCGGGGAAAACCGCAGGCTCGGGATTTAGAGCTGGCCCGCAGGGGCTTAAAAGAGACAGCCAGAGCTTTAAAAAGCGGCAAATACGGGCTGGTAGTACTGGATGAGGCCACCATAGCACTAAAATATGAGCTTTTTACGCTGGACGAGCTGCTGGAAATTCTGGCAGAAAGGGACAGAGGTGTGGAAGCGGTTGTGACCGGGGGTGGGGCGCCGCCGGAGCTGATCGAAAGCGCCGACCTGGTCACCAGCATGGAAAAGATAAAACATTATTTCGATGAGGGAGTTTCGGCCCGACCGGGCATCGAGAAGTGA
- a CDS encoding Na+/H+ antiporter NhaC family protein: MADEEKFQLEPEVDEVTSIDFRLGSFGSAIPMLFFIVWAIIASMTEVVTTNGLSLGAVIGLIVGMVLCKQDGHTYAQAVMEGFTQTIGAVAIVAWFFAGMFSEVLQAGGLVEGLIWLAELAGAEGAIFTTLTFILAAIFCSAVGTGYGTAVAFGTLMYPAGIAVGAHPVILGGAILSGAAFDDKLAPISDTTIVSAATQNTDVPGVVRYRFKYVIIAAIPVIFLYLWLGGAPDAAAVGEGAEIVAEYADPAGLWLLIPFAVVLFVAFSGYHLIVSLSWGIAVGFILNLILGLAPLSDLVHFDFEELTMSGALIDGIAGYVEYAILVMLIVSMGHLIQLSGAMHDIMVFARSNIKGMLWRVELSYWAVVAAMNTVITINTAAEVAAAPFVRELGESYGIHPYRRAAFLDGPTSSLGYVFPWSGGLLLLVTTIEAQAAEYAFVDPVLPTQLTPFVFYGFALLLVLLISGLTGWDRKFEGPEGELSDKPHKGLLVEDSDIEE; the protein is encoded by the coding sequence ATGGCGGATGAAGAGAAGTTTCAGTTAGAACCGGAAGTTGATGAGGTGACCAGTATCGATTTTAGGCTGGGATCTTTCGGATCAGCCATCCCCATGCTTTTCTTTATCGTCTGGGCTATCATAGCCAGCATGACCGAGGTTGTTACCACCAACGGTCTTTCGCTGGGAGCTGTTATCGGCTTAATTGTAGGAATGGTGCTCTGCAAACAGGACGGTCATACCTATGCCCAGGCTGTAATGGAAGGTTTTACTCAAACGATAGGTGCTGTGGCTATAGTTGCCTGGTTTTTTGCCGGTATGTTTTCGGAGGTTTTGCAGGCCGGCGGTCTGGTCGAAGGTCTGATCTGGCTGGCTGAACTCGCCGGCGCGGAGGGCGCTATTTTTACCACATTGACCTTCATTCTGGCCGCTATTTTCTGTTCGGCTGTGGGAACCGGTTATGGCACGGCAGTAGCCTTTGGTACGCTGATGTATCCAGCCGGCATTGCAGTTGGAGCGCATCCAGTTATTCTGGGTGGTGCCATTCTCAGCGGCGCTGCCTTTGACGATAAGCTGGCACCTATATCCGATACCACCATCGTCTCGGCGGCAACACAGAATACTGATGTCCCTGGAGTTGTCCGCTATCGTTTTAAATACGTAATAATAGCTGCTATACCTGTTATATTTCTCTATCTGTGGTTGGGCGGAGCTCCGGACGCAGCTGCTGTAGGCGAGGGAGCGGAGATAGTTGCTGAATACGCCGATCCTGCCGGACTCTGGCTTTTAATACCCTTTGCCGTGGTGCTGTTTGTAGCTTTTAGCGGGTATCATCTCATCGTATCTTTGAGCTGGGGCATCGCTGTCGGTTTTATATTGAACCTCATATTAGGCCTGGCTCCGCTCAGTGATCTGGTACACTTTGATTTTGAAGAACTGACCATGTCGGGAGCTTTGATCGATGGAATTGCCGGATATGTTGAGTACGCTATACTGGTCATGCTGATAGTGTCCATGGGTCATCTGATACAGCTCAGCGGTGCCATGCACGATATTATGGTATTCGCCCGCAGCAATATCAAGGGCATGCTCTGGCGCGTGGAGCTTTCCTATTGGGCTGTCGTTGCCGCCATGAACACAGTTATCACCATCAACACCGCCGCCGAGGTGGCAGCTGCTCCCTTTGTAAGAGAACTGGGTGAGTCCTATGGAATTCACCCTTACCGGCGGGCTGCCTTTTTGGACGGGCCGACATCTTCTCTCGGTTATGTCTTCCCCTGGAGCGGCGGTCTGCTTTTGCTGGTAACGACCATCGAAGCTCAGGCAGCTGAATATGCTTTTGTCGATCCGGTGCTGCCGACTCAGCTTACTCCCTTCGTATTTTACGGTTTTGCCCTGCTTTTGGTCCTTTTGATCTCCGGCCTTACCGGCTGGGACAGAAAGTTTGAAGGACCCGAGGGCGAGCTCAGCGATAAACCTCATAAGGGACTTTTGGTTGAAGACAGTGATATAGAAGAATAA
- a CDS encoding Dps family protein — translation MDFYDDLQVYLSNLAVLNSKLHNLHWNVVGPRFVQLHEFTEEVYEEFFVYYDEIAEILKMKGEMPLVKLEDYADKATVEELEAREFDHDEVIEIVLEDLREMKSLAVEIREKADEADEFDVVGEMEEQADYYNLKIWFLESMLAG, via the coding sequence ATGGATTTCTACGATGATTTACAGGTCTATCTTTCCAATCTGGCAGTACTTAATTCCAAGCTTCACAATTTGCACTGGAATGTTGTAGGTCCTAGATTCGTCCAGCTGCATGAGTTCACGGAAGAAGTTTACGAAGAATTTTTCGTTTATTACGATGAAATCGCTGAAATATTAAAAATGAAAGGCGAAATGCCGCTGGTTAAACTGGAAGATTATGCAGACAAAGCTACTGTTGAAGAACTTGAAGCGCGCGAATTTGATCATGATGAAGTTATAGAAATAGTGCTGGAAGACTTGAGGGAGATGAAATCACTGGCTGTAGAGATCCGAGAAAAAGCAGATGAGGCCGACGAATTTGATGTTGTGGGCGAAATGGAAGAACAGGCAGATTATTACAATCTGAAAATTTGGTTCCTGGAGAGCATGCTCGCCGGGTAA
- the cbiB gene encoding adenosylcobinamide-phosphate synthase CbiB translates to MSFLHPLIIRFLLILAAVILDWFLADREPFTHPVVLIGRLIEWLEKKLVEEGPLERSIPAGLFITAATLIAAGGLTYFLVRITLALHPLLGAFFALYIYYTGLAAGSLAREGRKLAESLAEGRLEEARERADMLITRDAERMNEEDLSRAGIETVAENLNDAVIAPLFYGQIFGPTGVILYKAIDTLDSMLGYKNSRYIKLGRAAAKIDDLASWPPARMTAIVLVIASLMPGYSAQKSLTTLRKDARKTSSPNAGYPEAAMAGALKVRLGGPDYYFGELVEKPYLGESNRPCTPASLRRAVKLIYITEILFVLAAGSIGRFLAATPFLS, encoded by the coding sequence GTGAGCTTTTTGCATCCCCTAATCATCAGATTTTTATTGATTCTGGCAGCAGTAATACTGGACTGGTTTTTGGCCGACCGAGAACCTTTTACTCATCCTGTGGTCTTGATAGGCAGGCTGATTGAATGGCTTGAAAAAAAGCTGGTGGAGGAAGGACCTTTAGAGAGGAGTATTCCCGCCGGCTTATTTATAACAGCAGCTACCCTTATCGCTGCGGGTGGTCTCACCTACTTTCTTGTGCGGATCACCCTGGCCCTCCATCCGCTGCTGGGAGCCTTTTTCGCTCTTTACATATATTATACTGGCCTGGCCGCCGGATCATTGGCCCGGGAAGGACGAAAACTGGCAGAAAGTCTGGCCGAAGGCCGGCTGGAGGAAGCCCGTGAGCGGGCCGATATGCTCATAACCCGTGATGCTGAGCGGATGAATGAGGAAGATCTGAGCAGGGCCGGAATCGAAACAGTAGCCGAAAATCTCAATGATGCCGTCATAGCTCCTCTTTTTTACGGGCAGATTTTCGGGCCCACCGGTGTCATACTCTACAAAGCCATAGATACGCTCGATTCAATGCTGGGCTACAAAAACAGCCGCTATATAAAGCTGGGACGGGCAGCGGCCAAAATCGACGATCTGGCTTCCTGGCCGCCGGCCCGGATGACGGCGATTGTGCTGGTGATCGCCTCGCTCATGCCCGGTTATAGCGCCCAGAAAAGCCTCACCACCCTGCGCAAAGATGCCCGCAAAACCTCCAGTCCCAATGCGGGTTATCCCGAGGCGGCTATGGCAGGGGCTCTTAAAGTCAGGCTGGGCGGCCCCGATTATTATTTCGGCGAGCTGGTGGAAAAACCCTATCTGGGCGAAAGCAACCGCCCCTGTACTCCGGCCTCGCTCCGGCGGGCGGTAAAGCTTATCTACATAACCGAAATACTCTTTGTGCTGGCAGCGGGCTCTATCGGTCGTTTTTTGGCTGCCACCCCGTTTTTGAGCTGA